A stretch of the Equus quagga isolate Etosha38 chromosome 9, UCLA_HA_Equagga_1.0, whole genome shotgun sequence genome encodes the following:
- the LPAR2 gene encoding lysophosphatidic acid receptor 2, translating to MVTMGQCYYNETISFFYNNSGKELSSHWRPKDVVVVALGLTVSVLVLLTNLLVIAAIASNRRFHQPIYYLLGNLAAADLFAGVAYLFLMFHTGPRTARLSLEGWFLRQGLLDTSLTASVATLLAIAVERHRSVMAVQLHSRLPRGRVVMLIVGVWVAALGLGLLPAHSWHCLCALDSCSRMAPLLSRSYLAVWALSSLLVFLLMVAVYTRIFFYVRRRVQRMAEHVSCHPRYRETTLNLVKTVVIILGAFVVCWTPGQVVLLLDGLGCKSCNVLAVEKYLLLLAEANSLVNAVVYSCRDAEMRRTFRRLLCCLCLRRSTHESASYTPSTRTGPSTRIMLPENGHPLMDSTL from the exons ATGGTAACCATGGGCCAGTGCTACTACAACGAGACCATCAGCTTCTTCTACAACAACAGTGGCAAGGAGCTCAGCTCCCACTGGCGGCCCAAGGATGTAGTTGTGGTGGCGCTGGGGCTGACAGTCAGCGTGCTGGTGCTGCTGACCAACCTGCTGGTCATTGCGGCCATCGCCTCCAACCGCCGCTTCCATCAGCCCATTTACTACCTGCTCGGCAACCTGGCTGCAGCTGACCTCTTTGCTGGAGTGGCCTACCTTTTCCTCATGTTCCACACAGGCCCTCGCACAGCCCGGCTCTCACTCGAGGGCTGGTTCCTGCGGCAGGGCCTGCTGGACACGAGCCTAACAGCATCGGTGGCCACACTGCTGGCCATTGCCGTGGAGCGGCACCGCAGCGTGATGGCCGTCCAGCTGCACAGTCGTCTTCCCCGCGGCCGGGTGGTCATGCTCATCGTGGGCGTGTGGGTGGCCgcgctgggcctggggctgctgccTGCCCACTCCTGGCACTGCCTCTGTGCTCTGGACAGCTGCTCACGCATGGCCCCCCTGCTCAGCCGCTCCTACCTGGCCGTCTGGGCCCTGTCCAGCCTGCTTGTATTCCTGCTCATGGTGGCTGTCTACACTCGCATCTTCTTCTACGTGCGGCGGCGAGTGCAGCGCATGGCAGAGCATGTCAGCTGCCACCCCCGCTACCGCGAGACCACACTCAACCTGGTCAAGACTGTTGTCATCATCCTGG GGGCATTCGTGGTCTGCTGGACGCCGGGCCAGGTGGTACTGCTCCTGGATGGTCTGGGCTGCAAGTCCTGCAATGTTCTAGCTGTGGAGAAGTATCTCCTATTGTTAGCTGAGGCCAACTCACTGGTCAACGCTGTAGTGTACTCGTGCCGTGATGCTGAGATGCGTCGCACCTTCCGCCGCCTCCTCTGCTGTCTTTGCCTCCGCCGGTCCACCCACGAGTCTGCCAGCTACACACCCTCCACCCGGACAGGCCCTAGTACTCGCATCATGCTTCCTGAAAATGGCCACCCCCTGATGGACTCCACCCTTTAG